One genomic window of Elaeis guineensis isolate ETL-2024a chromosome 2, EG11, whole genome shotgun sequence includes the following:
- the LOC105061081 gene encoding cytochrome c oxidase subunit 6a, mitochondrial, whose translation MATSMARSGLRAAAAAAFRGGAKSGSRPVIPNKRSFSASAHHDDAYETAKWEKITYAGIVTCTILSIYNLSKGHPHHPDPPAYAYLHIRSKEFPWGPDGLFEKKQHSEH comes from the exons ATGGCGACGTCAATGGCGAGATCGGGGCTCCGAGCAGCGGCGGCGGCCGCCTTTCGCGGAGGTGCGAAGAGTGGCTCCCGTCCCGTTATTCCCAACAAGCGAAGCTTCTCCGCCTCCGCTCACCACGACGACGCCT ATGAGACCGCGAAATGGGAGAAGATTACGTACGCTGGAATCGTGACCTGCACCATTTTGTCCATCTATAACCTCTCCAAGGGCCATCCTCACCATCCCGACCCCCCG GCTTACGCATATCTGCACATCCGGAGCAAGGAATTCCCCTGGG GTCCCGATGGCCTTTTTGAGAAGAAGCAGCACTCTGAGCACTAG
- the LOC105061070 gene encoding uncharacterized protein produces MMRQVSSRNQRSKGFRVKNALQLCLLAAVCFWLLYQLKHSYDKKRALEDKNLDTWDKLVENQSEFKLGRKDPPHGEENVSRNENHDKDEENEEVEEEEQDQETRQALEDDEARGDGDDEIDEQDRERSDEQEDQERADEETEIGEELTNEEDKDGQGEETEQLDEQDPEEDSSHKAREESYRRDDVSSAVRRESRAKNSEDEDGDVAEKIMETTEGKDVDADDMADGADDGSKGNSHSSVGAADVSKDNVTGTVLVGNETRWNDHPSINDAVIEKKGSEVGLNNSEGFLTSNQIESWVNSTTASVTNNHVEAQANSTTAASIYQKIETQTNSTMVDAVANSVPLQNETISRDSVQSHNITVEMEASKEDKINLKNVVTEGQAERFNTTVGQENAGERSSVSLGANANVDAIQGESTDSSHKMVMKEGRDAHIGLQTLPDMRNEAKSMGDEAAE; encoded by the coding sequence ATGATGAGGCAGGTATCCAGTAGGAACCAGAGGAGCAAGGGATTCAGGGTAAAAAATGCTCTTCAGTTGTGCCTCTTGGCTGCTGTTTGTTTCTGGTTGCTCTACCAGTTGAAGCATTCTTATGATAAGAAAAGGGCATTAGAGGATAAGAACTTAGACACTTGGGACAAGTTAGTCGAGAACCAGTCGGAGTTCAAATTAGGCAGGAAGGATCCCCCTCATGGTGAGGAGAACGTTTCTAGGAATGAGAACCATGACAAGgacgaagaaaatgaagaagttgaagaagaagaacaagatcaGGAAACCAGACAAGCTTTGGAAGATGACGAAGCCAGAGGAGATGGAGATGATGAGATAGATGAGCAAGATCGAGAGAGAAGTGATGAGCAAGAGGATCAAGAGAGAGCTGATGAGGAGACTGAGATTGGAGAAGAATTAACCAATGAAGAAGACAAGGATGGTCAGGGTGAGGAAACAGAACAGTTGGATGAACAAGACCCTGAAGAGGATTCTTCTCACAAGGCACGTGAAGAAAGTTATAGAAGAGATGATGTATCCAGTGCTGTACGCCGAGAAAGTCGAGCAAAAAATTCTGAAGATGAAGATGGCGATGTAGCTGAGAAAATAATGGAAACCACGGAGGGGAAAGATGTGGATGCAGATGATATGGCTGATGGTGCAGATGATGGTTCCAAGGGTAACAGTCACTCGAGTGTTGGTGCAGCAGATGTTTCCAAGGATAATGTTACAGGTACTGTTTTGGTGGGGAATGAGACCAGGTGGAATGATCATCCATCCATCAATGATGCAGTTATTGAGAAAAAAGGATCAGAGGTTGGATTAAATAATTCAGAGGGGTTTCTCACCAGCAATCAGATAGAATCGTGGGTCAACTCTACGACGGCATCTGTAACTAACAATCATGTTGAAGCGCAGGCCAATTCAACAACAGCTGCATCAATCTATCAGAAAATAGAAACGCAGACTAACTCAACAATGGTTGATGCTGTAGCTAACAGTGTGCCTCTCCAGAATGAAACCATTAGCAGGGACTCAGTTCAAAGTCACAACATTACAGTTGAGATGGAAGCTTCCAAGGAAGATAAGATCAACTTGAAAAATGTGGTGACAGAAGGGCAGGCTGAGAGGTTTAACACAACTGTTGGGCAAGAGAATGCTGGAGAGCGCTCCTCTGTATCCTTGGGTGCAAATGCCAATGTAGATGCAATTCAGGGTGAATCCACTGATTCGTCACATAAAATGGTCATGAAAGAAGGGAGAGATGCTCATATAGGTCTACAGACCTTACCTGACATGCGAAATGAAGCAAAGAGCATGGGAGATGAAGCTGCAGAGTGA